Below is a window of Prosthecochloris sp. GSB1 DNA.
AGCTTCGGATAGACGATCTCGATCTTCTCGTCGGGCTGGTCGGGATCGACGAGGTCGTGGCCGAGGCCGAGAGAGACGTCGAACTCGAAGGTTTCGATGCTCGCCCCCCATTCTCGCCAGCGTTTCGCGATCGCTTTCGTCAGGCCGTTGTTCACCTTGTCGTCGCCGGCGTTGGTCACCATGACGATCTTCCCCGCCGCGGGCGGCTTATACTTCATGCCTTCCCGCACGGCGAAGCCGAGGCGCAGGATCTCGGCGAGCGCGCGCCTCGAATACCGGGGATAGGCGTAGAATGGAGCGATGTCCTCTTTCAGAACCGGGTCCCACCAGGCGAACCGGTCTGGCAGGAAACGAAACACGTTCATCGCCGCCGCCGTGAATGGCGCCGGAAGCTCCCTGAAACCGAACGCCGGGGAAATGACCACGGCCCGGTTGACCTCGCGCCTGTTCTGCGCCGCCCATGCGGCCGTTACGCCTCCCGCGGATATCCCGGCAATCACAACCTCCTGGCCGAGCCCCGTCGCGATATCGACGACCCTGTCGGCATATCCTGCGAGTTCGCCGGCCCCGAGACGGGAGTGGTCGGCGGTCATCCTGTCGAGCATGCCGTGATGCGGCAGGGGCGCGATGAGCACGTTGCTGCCGGATGCGAACAGGCGTCGCCCGAGTTCCTGAAACTGCCTCGGACAGCTCGTATACCCGTGAACGAGAATGACGGATCGGGAAGTTTTTACGCCGTGAGAAAAAAAACGGAGTGAGCAAAGCGGGTTCATGCCGTCTGGTTCGCCGACGCGGAACCGTTCGATTCGGTCGTGCGCGTCGGCGTAGGTTGCCGCGGGGTCTGGACGCGAGACGATGCCCCGGAGGCCGCGGGGCGGGAGCAGCATCCATGCGCCTGCAAGCAGCAGGCAGAACAAAACGATCATCGTCCGCAACTTGCCGAATCCTTACCTGTTTCCACCGGCGGCTGAACCGGAAACGACCTGCTGTTTCTCGTAGCCGTTCCGGTACTGCCTGAGACCGTCGAACACGCCCTGAGCAATGTCTTTTTGTATCTTTCGGGTCCGGAGCATTTTCTCCTCAACACGGTTTGACAGATACCCCGCCTCGACAAGAACGCTCGGCATGGATGGGGTCCAGAGTACCATGAATCCGGCCTGACGGACGCCGCGACCGTTGATATCCGTTTTCTTTTCCATGCCCTGGAGCACATGCCGGGCCGCCTCCTTGGACTGAAGGGTAAACGCGTTCTGCGCCATGCTGCTCATGATGAGATGTTCGTCGGTGAATCCCTTGTAGTTTTTCTCGTAGTCGGCCTCCTGCTTGATCGCCTCGTTTTCGAGCATGGCCACCCTGAGTGCGGCCTCGTTCTTATGCGGTCCGAGAATATATACCTCGGCACCCCGTGCGGAGCGGTTTTCCGCCGCGTTGCAATGAACGCTCACAAACAGCTTGCCGTCATTGCGGTTGGCTATCCTGCCTCGCTGCTTGAGCGGAATGAACCGGTCGTCGCCCCGCGTATAGACGACCTTCACGTCCGGCCATTCGCTCCTGATGATCGCCCCGAGATAGCGAACGATGTTGAGCACGACATCCTTTTCCCTCGTCCCCGCGGGTCCCACGGCTCCGGGATCCTTCCCGCCGTGACCGGCGTCGAGCACAACCGTATCGAATTTCCAGCGCTTGAGGTCCTGGGCGAGGTCCTGACTGATGCGGCGCTCTTTTTCACGGCGGTACACCTCCTGCACATCGACGTCGCTGAGAATGGAAATCACATAGGAATTGCTTGCGGGGTCCCAACGGTACTCGCTGGACTTGACCTTGAAAAGCGGCGTGTTGAGCGCGAGGGTGACCTGCATCGCCCCGTTGCCGAGCCCGGTCGCCTTGATCTCCTTGAGGAGTCCCCGGCTGAACGTCCTGAAAAGCGCCGCCGCATCGCCGCTGGCGCTTTGCAAGGTCAGATAGGCGACCCCCTGCGCGTCCGGCTTGAGAAACGACGCGACGGATTTCGCGCCTGAGGCGCTGAGCCGTATAACGACGCCGTTGGCGAGCTCGCTCACCTCGATGCCGCTGATGACCGTCGGCCCCTGGTACACCGGCGGTGATTCCGGGCCTATAGAGCGGTCGTTCGCCCCGACGGTTCCTATTGAGGTGATCTTCGATCCCGGACGCGAACTCCACAGAAACGCGTCGATTCTTTTTTCCTTCGCGTCATAGACGATCTCCCTGTCCAGCCAGAGCGCGAACAGACGGGCGGCGTCCCCTGCCGGGAGCCAGAGCGACCCGTTCCATGCCGCCGGAGACGAACGCAGTTGCACGACGCGCTCGGACGCCGCGGGCCTTTGCTGGGTGAAGCGCGCAAAGTTGTTGCCGGCAAGCACCCTGCAGGCGCTGCTGTTGTTCTCGTCTTCGTAGGAGACGACAAGCTGCCCGCCGTCCACTCTGCCTGCGTAACGCAACGCACGCGCGAGGGATGCAAGGTCGGCGTAGACAATATCGCCGGACTTTACCGCACGAACCCCCAGGACATAGCTCCGGTCGAACGCCTGCACGGCGTTCAGCGTGAGTTTTTCGGGTGTTGCGTTTTCAAGCGAAGCCGCCGCCAGAAAAGACGGCATAAACAGGATGGTCAGGAAAAGAACAACTGCATGGTATCCGACATGATTACGAAAGCGTTCAGTCACGGGAGCGTCTGTTTTGTCTGTTGTTTTGTCCGGGCACGGGCCCCCTCTTGCCGAAGGGCGGGCAGCATGTATGCCTGCAATATCATGAATTTACCACGCATATGCACAATAAGAAAGCCGGTCCTGCCGATTCCCGCCGCGGTGACCGAAGTATTTTCTGGGTCTTTTCCGTTTTGGCCGCAGCGCGGCCGTCGCAGAGCGGAAATTTGTTTTTTGGCGATCAACCCCTATCTTTTTCCAAAACTCGGCGAACGCTTCCATTCACCTGTAAAGCGGCTTCATGGCTTCCAACTCAGCAACGTCATCTGCGAAAAACAAGACTCTCGTCGTCGTCGAATCCCCGTCCAAGGCCAAGACGATCAACAAGTATCTCGGCAAGGACTATCTGGTATTCGCCTCGGTCGGCCATATCAGGGACCTGCCCCGGAAGGAGATCGGCCTGGATTTCGACAACCATTACGAGCCGCGCTACGAAGTGATCGCAGGCAAGGAAAAAGTCGTCCGCCAACTGAAAAAGCTTTCAGGCGAAGCGACCGATATCCTGATCGCCACCGACCCCGACCGGGAGGGAGAAGCGATTGCGTGGCACATCGCAAGCGAGGTCGAGTTCACCCGCAAACCCGTGAGGCGCGTACTGTTCAACGAGATCACGAAAAACGCGATTCTTGATGCGATAGGCGAACCGAGGGACATCGACTACCGGCTCGTCCGCTCGCAGCAGACCAGGCAGGGACTCGACAAGATCGTCGGTTACAAGATCAGCCCCTTTCTCTGGAACGTGGTGTTCCGGGGGCTTTCGGCAGGCCGGGTCCAGTCGGTCGCCCTCAGGCTCATCTGCGAGCGCGAGGACGAAATCGAACGCTTCGAACCGAAGGAGTACTGGACGATCGTCGCAGAGTTTCGCACCGCGGAAGGCGAGACCTTCTCCGCGAAGCTCGTCAGGATAGACGGAGAGAAAGTCGACATTACGAACCAGGCCGATGCGGAGAAAATCGCAGAGGCGATCCTTTCGAGGATATACGGCGTCACGCAGATCACTCCGAAAGTCCAGCAGCGCAAGCCGCCCCTCGCTTTCACGACCTCCCTGCTGCAACAGGCGGCGTCCAACCAGCTCGGATTCGGTTCCAAGAAAACCATGCGGATAGCGCAACAGCTCTACGAAGGCATCGATATCGGCCCGGAGGGAGCGACCGGCCTGATAACCTACATGAGGACCGACTCGACCAGGGTCAGCGGGGAAGCCGTCGAACAGGCCAGTCATTTCATCACCAAGCGTTACGGCTCTGACTATACCGGCGGAGGAAGGAAGCCCGCTTCGGACCGGAAAAGCCAGGACGCGCATGAAGCGATTCGTCCCACCTCCGTTTTCCGCACGCCGGAAGCGATGAAACGCTTTCTGTCTCAGGAACAGTACCGCCTGTACGAACTTGTCTGGAAGCGATTCGTAGCCTCCCGCATGGCGCCCGCGAAAATAGAGCAGACAAGCGTCGATGTCTCCGACCACGACAAACAGTTCATTTTCAGGGCCAGCGGAAGCAAAGTGCTGTTCCCGGGCTTCTTCAAGGTGTACAACGACCAGAAAGAGCTCGACTACGAAGCGCGCAAATCCACGAGGGACGACGAGGAAAGCGAGCAGGAGGCCGTCCGGCTTCCGGAAAAACTCTCGGTCAACGACCGGCTCGATCTACAAGATCTGGAGAAAAAACAGAGCTTCACGCGTCCCCCCGCCCGATACACCGAAGCGAGCCTCGTCAAGGAACTCGACAACTACGGCATCGGCAGGCCGTCCACCTACGCGACGATTTTTTCCACTCTCCAGGAGCGCCGCTACGTCGAGCTTCAGAAAAAACGCATTCTGCCCACGGAGCTTGGCAGGGACGTCTCGAAAATCCTTGTCGCCAATTTTCCGGACATTTTCAATGTAGCCTTTACGGCCCAAATGGAGAACGAACTCGACAAGGTGGCCGCGGGAGATGACGAATACGAACAGGTGCTCGACACCTTCTACAGGCCGCTCGAGACCGCCCTGAGCCTGAGGAAGAACGACCCGCTCCTGCCGCAGAACGCCGATGCGGAAACCTGCGACAAGTGCGGCAAGGGGAAAATGGTCGTCAAATGGACCGCCAGCGGCAAGTTCCTCGGCTGCTCGTGCTACCCGACATGCAAGAACGTCAAGCCGCTGTCGACGTCGAAGCCGAAAGCGCTCGAAACAGGTATCCGGTGCCCCGGATGCTCAGACGGCCGGATGCTGCTGCGAAACGGCAGGTTCGGCCCTTTCCTCGCCTGCTCGAACTACCCCGACTGCAGTACGCTGCTCAAACTCGACAAGCAGCGCAGGATCGAACCGCCGAAAACGCCCCCTCTCGAAACCGACCTCCCCTGCCCGAAATGCGGTGCGCCTCTCTATCTGCGGACCGGAAAACGGGGACCGTGGCTCGGTTGCTCGAAGTTTCCCAAATGCCGAGGAAGGCAGGCGTGGGGACAGCTCGATCCCGACGTACAACGTCACTGGCAGGCTATCCTCGAGAAGCATCAGGCGGCGCATCCCGACGTCACCATCATGATGGCGGACAACACCCCGGTCAACATGAGCCTGAGCATCGACGACATCATAACCCTCGCCGACGAAAGAGGGCTTCTTCCGGCTCCCGAAAGTCAGGAAAACGAAGCGAACGCCTGAAAAGAGCGCGACTGATCGCGGTGAGCGGTATGGGCGCGGCGAACGGAATCAAGAACGCCCGGAACCAACGACGCGGATTGCGGAACCGGCAAAAGGAAACGGCCTGAAAGCCCTACGCCAACAACTGCGCGAGACGGTAGGTGAGAAACGAAAACACCCACGCAACTCCCATCGCGTAGACGGAGTAGAACAGAATGGCCTGCCAGTTACCGACCTCTTTTTTCATGACGCCTATCGCCGCCACGCACGGTATGTAGAGGAGTACGAACACCATCAGACTGAGCGCGGTCGCCTGGTCGAACGACGGATCGTTCCTGAGAATGGTTTTCAGTTCCGGCGACGTCTCGTCCGCCTCGCCCAGCGAATAGATCGTGCCCATCGTCGAGACGACCACCTCTTTCGCCGCCAGGCCCGTCACCAGCGCGACCCCTATGCGCCAGTCGAAGCCGAGCGGCCTGATCAGCGGCTCCATCAGCTTTCCGGCCCTTCCCGCGATCGAATATTCCAACTGATCGGCGTTGGCGTGATGTTCAGCCTCGACGATAGAGGCCTTCTTCAGGGCTTCCGGTGCGTCTCCGAGCTCGATGGACGCGATACGTCTTTCAAGCGCGGCGTCTATGGCCGGATTCCTCGGGTAGTTGCTGACGACCCAGATCAGGAGCACGGCGAGCAGAATGACCGTTCCCGCCTTGCGCACATACATCATGGCCTTGATGTTCGACTGCAGGAAAACCGAACCGAGGGTAGGCCACCGGTAGGGCGGCAATTCCATGACGAAGGGCTCGGAATCGCTTTTCAGCACGGTTTTCTTCATAACGAGGGCCGAAACGAGCCCGATGGCCACGCCGAGCATGTAGATGCCGAACATCACGTTCGCGGCCACGGCCGGCTCGAAGAACGCTCCCGCAAGCAGGATATAGACCGGAAGTTTCGCTCCGCAGCTCATGAACGGGATGATCATGATGGTCGCCAGCCGATCCGAACGGCTCTTGAGCGTCCGGGTCGCCATGATCGCCGGAATCGAACAGCCGAACCCGGTGATCATGGGAATGAAAGACTTCCCGTGCAGCCCGAACCGGTGCATGACCTTGTCGACCACGAATGCCGCTCGGGCCATGTAACCGGAAGCCTCGAGAAAGGAAAGTCCCAGGAAGAGCAGCACGATGTTGGGAAGAAAGATCAGCACGCCCCCGACGCCGGCGATGATGCCGTCGACAATAACGGAACGCAGGGTTTCGTTGGCAAGATGCGGACTCACCGCGGCGGCAATACCTCCAAAGAGGAAATCGAGCCCTTCCATGAGCGGAGTGCCGAGCGTGAAGGTCATGTGGAAGATCAGCCAGACGATAAAAAAGAAAATCGGAAGCCCCAGAACCCGATTGAGCACGATCCGGTCGATCCGGTCAGTCAGCGAAGCCCGTTCTTCGCGGGGCATCCTGACGCATTCCTGCATGGCGCCGCGGATAAAGGCGTAACGATCTTCGGTAATGATGATTTCCGGGTCGCTCTTGTATACCGCCTCGGCCTCCCTTATCGCCAGTTGCAGGGCAATCTCGACCTTCACCCAGACGGGATATTCCTTGACGAGGGTGTAGACTTCGCGATCGTTCTCCAGAAGCTTGACCGCCAGCCAGTATGGGTTGAAGCCCGAAAGCGCGGGCTCTCCCGCAAGCTGTTCGGCTATACCGTCGATGGCTCCCTCAATTTCCTGCCTGAATCCGAGTTTGTTTTTCCTGATTTCGATATCGCCCTCGTGGACCCTGACGATATGATCGAGCAGGGCGTCGAATCCCTGCTTTTTTTTCGCGGACGTAGGAATGATATGGCACCCGAGCAGCAACTGCAGTTGCTTGACGTCTATCTCGATCCCCCGCGCGACAACTTCGTCGTACATATTGAGCGCCACCAGCAGATCGACCCCCATCTCCATGAGCTGCGTGGTGAGCAGGAGGTTTCTCTCTATGTTCGGCCCTTCGAGAACGTTGACGACGATATCCGGGGCCTCCTCGATGAGGTACTTCCTCGTCACCAGCTCTTCCGGGGAATAGGGCGTCAGCGAATAGGTGCCGGGAAGATCGACGAACCGGATGCGGTAACCGCGGTAATCGACATACCCTTCGTGCTTCTCGATCGTCACGCCCGAAAAGTTGCCGACCTTCTGGTGGGAGCCGGTAAGGCCGTTGAAGAGCGACGACTTGCCGCAGTTGGGGTTTCCCGCGAGTGCGACGCGAATCTCCTTGCCTGTCGCCATAGGTCAGCTCCCGAACCTCCACCTGCGCCGCGCGCCGCCCATCGGCGCGCCGTCGCGCGCTTCCCCGATTTTGCGAACGAGCACTCCGGCCGCCTCGTTCTTGCGGAGCGAAAGGTACATCCCCTTGAAAAAAATTTCGACGGGATCGCCGAGCGGGGCCACGCGAAGCACCTTGAAGCGCGTCCCCTTCACCAGCCCCATATCGAGTATCCGTCTCCTGACCGCGCTTTCCGCCAGCAGCCCTTCAACTTCCGCCTTGTCTCCAACTTTGAGTTCCGATAACAGCATACAAACCAGTCTTGACTCTTTCCCAGAAAGCTTATTTAGATCAATTACGGATAACAGAAAACAAATATAAAAAATTTTTCCGCGGAAAAAATTTTTCAGGAACCCCAGCCGTTCAAAGGCCGGATGCATGCGGTAAATCAGGTCCGGAGAATGTTTCGAAGAACAGTTTGCAGTATGCCCCCGTTGCGGTAGTATTCCACTTCGACGGGTGAATCGAGACGGCAGAGGACCTCGAAGGTTTTCGGCGCGCCGCCGCCGGAAGGCGACGCTTCCACAGTCAGCGGGGCTCCGGGTTCAAGCGAATCGCCGATCGCGATATCGAACGTTTCGTTGCCCTCGATACCGATCGAAGAGGCCGATTCGCCGGAAAGAAACTGCAAGGGGAGCACGCCCATCCCCACGAGATTGGATCGATGGATCCGCTCGAAGCTTTCGGCGATGACGGCCCGCACGCCGAGCATGAAAGTGCCTTTCGCCGCCCAGTCGCGGCTGCTGCCCATCCCGTAATCCCTGCCTGCCATGACGATGAGAGGCGTGGCGGCCTCCCTGTATCGCATGGCGGCGTCGAAAATGGTCATGACTGCCGGCTCGCCGTCATCACCAGAAACGAAACAGGTCGTAAAACCGCCCTCGGTGCCGGGAGCGAGCCGGTTGCGCACCCTGATATTATCGAACGTGCCGCGCATCATCACCTCATGGTTGCCGCGACGGGAGCCGAAACTGTTGAAATCGGCGGGTTCGACGCCGTGTGCAACCAGATATCTTCCCGCAGGCTGTCCGGGAAGAATAGCTCCCGCGGGGCTGATATGATCGGTCGTGACGCTGTCGCCGAAGAGAGCGAGCACCCGCGCCCCCCTGATCGGCTGAAGCCGTTCAGGCTCTGGGGCGATACCCTGGAAAAAAGGCGGCCGCCGGATGTAGCCGGATGCGGGATCCCACTCGTAAAGCTCCCCTCCGGAAGAATGTATCGCCCGCCATTCCTCCGTACCCCGATGGACCTCCGCGTATCGCCGGACGAAGTACTCCTCACGGACAAGGCTCGACGCGAGCCTTTCGATCTCGCCGGCGTCGGGCAGGATATCCCGGAGGAGCACCTCCGCGCCCGAAGCGTCCATGCCGAGAGGGTCACGCAGCATGTCTACCGCCATGGAGCCTGCAAGAGCATAGGCCACGACAAGCAGCGGGCTCGCCAGGTAGTTCGCCTTGACGAGCGGGTTAATGCGCCCTTCGAAATTCCGGTTGCCCGAGAGCACGCCAGCCACTATCAGCCGCCCTTTCACGACAGCCTCGGCAACCGGTCCGGGAAGCGGGCCCGAATTGCCGATGCAGGTAGTGCAGCCGAACCCCACGTTGGCGAAGCCGAGCGCTTCGAGATCGTCCATCAGGCCGCTGGCTGAAAGATAGTCGACAACCACTCTGGAACCAGGGGCGAAAGAGGTCTTGACCCAGGGCTTGACTTTCATGCCCCTTTTCCTGGCGGCCCTTGCAAGAAGGGCGGCAGCGATCAACACTTTCGGATTGCTGGTGTTGGTGCATGAGGTGATGGCGGCGATGACGACCGAACCGTGACGAAGCGTCCAGGGCCTGCCGTCGATAACCGCCGAAATGCCGTTCCTTCCGGGATCGGGCGCATCCTGGACAGCGACGCCGCCTTCCGAGACCATTGCGCTTGCGCCGTCGGCTCCCTGGCGGCCGTAAACGGTTTCAAGATCCCGCCGCCACCGTTGACTCGCAGAATCGAGATCGATTCTGTCCTGCGGGCGTTTCGGCCCGGCAATCGAAGGCGTCACGCTCCCGAGATCAAGTTCCAACATCCGGCTGAAAACCGGTTCGTGCCCAGCTTCGTGCCAGAGCCCCTGCACCCTGGAATAGCGCTCGGCAAGTTCGGCATGCTCTCCCCGGCCGGTAGCCTCGAGATAGCCGATCGTCACGTCATCGACGGGAAAATACCCCATGGTGGCTCCGTATTCCGGCGACATGTTCGCGACTGTAGCCCGGTCAGGCAGCGAAAGCATCGGCAGTCCGGGTCCGAAAAACTCGACGAACGCTCCGACGACCCCTTCGGAGCGAAGCATCTCGGTCACCTTCAGCACCAGATCCGTGGAGCTGGCATGCCGGGAAAGACGCCCGCGCAACCTGAAACCGACCACTTCCGGCAAAAGCATGTAAAGCGGCTGGCCGAGCATGACCGCTTCTGCCTCTATGCCCCCCACCCCCCAGCCGACAACGCCGAGACCGTTGATCATGGTCGTATGGCTGTCGGTGCCTACAAGCGAGTCGGGAAAGGCCAGACCGTTTTCGTTTCGCA
It encodes the following:
- a CDS encoding alpha/beta hydrolase, whose protein sequence is MIVLFCLLLAGAWMLLPPRGLRGIVSRPDPAATYADAHDRIERFRVGEPDGMNPLCSLRFFSHGVKTSRSVILVHGYTSCPRQFQELGRRLFASGSNVLIAPLPHHGMLDRMTADHSRLGAGELAGYADRVVDIATGLGQEVVIAGISAGGVTAAWAAQNRREVNRAVVISPAFGFRELPAPFTAAAMNVFRFLPDRFAWWDPVLKEDIAPFYAYPRYSRRALAEILRLGFAVREGMKYKPPAAGKIVMVTNAGDDKVNNGLTKAIAKRWREWGASIETFEFDVSLGLGHDLVDPDQPDEKIEIVYPKLIELMGG
- a CDS encoding N-acetylmuramoyl-L-alanine amidase family protein; this encodes MTERFRNHVGYHAVVLFLTILFMPSFLAAASLENATPEKLTLNAVQAFDRSYVLGVRAVKSGDIVYADLASLARALRYAGRVDGGQLVVSYEDENNSSACRVLAGNNFARFTQQRPAASERVVQLRSSPAAWNGSLWLPAGDAARLFALWLDREIVYDAKEKRIDAFLWSSRPGSKITSIGTVGANDRSIGPESPPVYQGPTVISGIEVSELANGVVIRLSASGAKSVASFLKPDAQGVAYLTLQSASGDAAALFRTFSRGLLKEIKATGLGNGAMQVTLALNTPLFKVKSSEYRWDPASNSYVISILSDVDVQEVYRREKERRISQDLAQDLKRWKFDTVVLDAGHGGKDPGAVGPAGTREKDVVLNIVRYLGAIIRSEWPDVKVVYTRGDDRFIPLKQRGRIANRNDGKLFVSVHCNAAENRSARGAEVYILGPHKNEAALRVAMLENEAIKQEADYEKNYKGFTDEHLIMSSMAQNAFTLQSKEAARHVLQGMEKKTDINGRGVRQAGFMVLWTPSMPSVLVEAGYLSNRVEEKMLRTRKIQKDIAQGVFDGLRQYRNGYEKQQVVSGSAAGGNR
- the topA gene encoding type I DNA topoisomerase, whose product is MASNSATSSAKNKTLVVVESPSKAKTINKYLGKDYLVFASVGHIRDLPRKEIGLDFDNHYEPRYEVIAGKEKVVRQLKKLSGEATDILIATDPDREGEAIAWHIASEVEFTRKPVRRVLFNEITKNAILDAIGEPRDIDYRLVRSQQTRQGLDKIVGYKISPFLWNVVFRGLSAGRVQSVALRLICEREDEIERFEPKEYWTIVAEFRTAEGETFSAKLVRIDGEKVDITNQADAEKIAEAILSRIYGVTQITPKVQQRKPPLAFTTSLLQQAASNQLGFGSKKTMRIAQQLYEGIDIGPEGATGLITYMRTDSTRVSGEAVEQASHFITKRYGSDYTGGGRKPASDRKSQDAHEAIRPTSVFRTPEAMKRFLSQEQYRLYELVWKRFVASRMAPAKIEQTSVDVSDHDKQFIFRASGSKVLFPGFFKVYNDQKELDYEARKSTRDDEESEQEAVRLPEKLSVNDRLDLQDLEKKQSFTRPPARYTEASLVKELDNYGIGRPSTYATIFSTLQERRYVELQKKRILPTELGRDVSKILVANFPDIFNVAFTAQMENELDKVAAGDDEYEQVLDTFYRPLETALSLRKNDPLLPQNADAETCDKCGKGKMVVKWTASGKFLGCSCYPTCKNVKPLSTSKPKALETGIRCPGCSDGRMLLRNGRFGPFLACSNYPDCSTLLKLDKQRRIEPPKTPPLETDLPCPKCGAPLYLRTGKRGPWLGCSKFPKCRGRQAWGQLDPDVQRHWQAILEKHQAAHPDVTIMMADNTPVNMSLSIDDIITLADERGLLPAPESQENEANA
- the feoB gene encoding ferrous iron transport protein B, which translates into the protein MATGKEIRVALAGNPNCGKSSLFNGLTGSHQKVGNFSGVTIEKHEGYVDYRGYRIRFVDLPGTYSLTPYSPEELVTRKYLIEEAPDIVVNVLEGPNIERNLLLTTQLMEMGVDLLVALNMYDEVVARGIEIDVKQLQLLLGCHIIPTSAKKKQGFDALLDHIVRVHEGDIEIRKNKLGFRQEIEGAIDGIAEQLAGEPALSGFNPYWLAVKLLENDREVYTLVKEYPVWVKVEIALQLAIREAEAVYKSDPEIIITEDRYAFIRGAMQECVRMPREERASLTDRIDRIVLNRVLGLPIFFFIVWLIFHMTFTLGTPLMEGLDFLFGGIAAAVSPHLANETLRSVIVDGIIAGVGGVLIFLPNIVLLFLGLSFLEASGYMARAAFVVDKVMHRFGLHGKSFIPMITGFGCSIPAIMATRTLKSRSDRLATIMIIPFMSCGAKLPVYILLAGAFFEPAVAANVMFGIYMLGVAIGLVSALVMKKTVLKSDSEPFVMELPPYRWPTLGSVFLQSNIKAMMYVRKAGTVILLAVLLIWVVSNYPRNPAIDAALERRIASIELGDAPEALKKASIVEAEHHANADQLEYSIAGRAGKLMEPLIRPLGFDWRIGVALVTGLAAKEVVVSTMGTIYSLGEADETSPELKTILRNDPSFDQATALSLMVFVLLYIPCVAAIGVMKKEVGNWQAILFYSVYAMGVAWVFSFLTYRLAQLLA
- a CDS encoding FeoA family protein, with the protein product MLLSELKVGDKAEVEGLLAESAVRRRILDMGLVKGTRFKVLRVAPLGDPVEIFFKGMYLSLRKNEAAGVLVRKIGEARDGAPMGGARRRWRFGS
- the acnA gene encoding aconitate hydratase AcnA; the encoded protein is MPARNDAFGTLRTLELSGRRASYHSLAALEEAAGVDISRFPKTLKILLESVLRNVDGYSVRREDVLTVAGWTPRERTGAEFPFKPARVVLQDFTGVPSIVDLAALRDACREMGGDPSSINPLVPCDLVIDHSVQVDYYGSVDSFRKNLEKEFQRNRERYEFLKWGQQAFDNFRVVPPGTGIVHQVNLEHLATVVRNENGLAFPDSLVGTDSHTTMINGLGVVGWGVGGIEAEAVMLGQPLYMLLPEVVGFRLRGRLSRHASSTDLVLKVTEMLRSEGVVGAFVEFFGPGLPMLSLPDRATVANMSPEYGATMGYFPVDDVTIGYLEATGRGEHAELAERYSRVQGLWHEAGHEPVFSRMLELDLGSVTPSIAGPKRPQDRIDLDSASQRWRRDLETVYGRQGADGASAMVSEGGVAVQDAPDPGRNGISAVIDGRPWTLRHGSVVIAAITSCTNTSNPKVLIAAALLARAARKRGMKVKPWVKTSFAPGSRVVVDYLSASGLMDDLEALGFANVGFGCTTCIGNSGPLPGPVAEAVVKGRLIVAGVLSGNRNFEGRINPLVKANYLASPLLVVAYALAGSMAVDMLRDPLGMDASGAEVLLRDILPDAGEIERLASSLVREEYFVRRYAEVHRGTEEWRAIHSSGGELYEWDPASGYIRRPPFFQGIAPEPERLQPIRGARVLALFGDSVTTDHISPAGAILPGQPAGRYLVAHGVEPADFNSFGSRRGNHEVMMRGTFDNIRVRNRLAPGTEGGFTTCFVSGDDGEPAVMTIFDAAMRYREAATPLIVMAGRDYGMGSSRDWAAKGTFMLGVRAVIAESFERIHRSNLVGMGVLPLQFLSGESASSIGIEGNETFDIAIGDSLEPGAPLTVEASPSGGGAPKTFEVLCRLDSPVEVEYYRNGGILQTVLRNILRT